The DNA segment CGCCCGGAGGCCGGCGGCGAGGTCGCGGCCTTCCGCCTTTCGCCGCGGGGCGCTCCGCGGGGGCGGGTGGTGGCGGCGCACGGGGCGTGCGACGACGCCCTCTTCCCCCTGGTGGCGCTCTACCATGCGCTCCTGGAGCGCGGGTTCGAGGTCTTCGCGTTCGACCTGGACGGCAACGGCTGGGAGAGCACCACCCGCTTCGGGGCGGAGACGGTCCGCGGCGCGGTGGCGGCGGCGGCGCGGGAAGCGGCGCGGGACCGGCCGGCGCTCCCGCTGCACCTGCTGGGGCACAGCCTGGGCGGGGCGCTGGTGCTGGACGCGCTCGCGCGGGGCGAGGTGGAGGCGGAGTCCGCCGTGGTGGTCGCCACCCCGCTGGAGGTGCGCATCACCGCGGCGACGGCGCTCGCGGAGCTGCGCGGCTTCTTCCGCCCGGCCACCCTGCGCCAGCGCGCCTACTACGGGCTGGCCGGGGTGGTCCCGGCGTTCGGGCCGGTGAAGCGCGCCGCCTACCCCTTCCGCGGAGACTCCCGCAC comes from the Longimicrobiaceae bacterium genome and includes:
- a CDS encoding alpha/beta fold hydrolase → RPEAGGEVAAFRLSPRGAPRGRVVAAHGACDDALFPLVALYHALLERGFEVFAFDLDGNGWESTTRFGAETVRGAVAAAAREAARDRPALPLHLLGHSLGGALVLDALARGEVEAESAVVVATPLEVRITAATALAELRGFFRPATLRQRAYYGLAGVVPAFGPVKRAAYPFRGDSRTGNFDYVAVFDALLRATELRSAAERVRVPVLLVYGERDRIAPAAHGAELARRLPDAELAVVPGATHFSTASSPEATERAAAWLAARAGTPAA